Below is a window of Methanothermobacter thermautotrophicus DNA.
CCCACTGCATGATGCAGAAGGTCCACTCGGGAGTTGTTGTCCAGCTTGAGGGTCGAAGGGCTGTTATAGAGGGTATAGACCTTAAGGTATGGGCACCACCAGTGAAGGCCAGATGAAAATGTCCCAGGATTACCTGACAGTGCCCGTGGTGACGGGTTACATAAGACCCGGTGAGGGGTTCTCAGAGATCATCGAGAGGGCCGGTGCGCTTGCAATGGATGGTGATTTCCTGGTAATCTCAGAGACACCGGTCTCGGTTGCCCAGGGAAACCTGGTCGATGAATCCCGGTTCAGACCATCCATAACCGCGTTGATGCTGGCAGATATCTGGTCAAAGTACATATGGGGGTACCTTCTCGGTCCGATCCTCGGCATGAAGAGGAGGACCATAATGAACCTCAGAAGACTGCCGCCCGAGGCAAGGGCACATAAGGAGGTTGTCCTGAGATACTATGGACTTAAACATGCCCTTAAGCCTGCTTCCGAGGCCGGTATTGATCTGAGTAATGTGCCGGGAACCCTTGTTTCTCTTCTACCTGAAAATCCTGGTGAAGCGGCGAACTTTATTGCCAGCGAGATCAGACGAAAATTCGGTGCAGATGTTACCACTGTCATAATCGATACCGATGCAACCTACAGTATACTTGGAAGGTACTTCACCTCACTCCCCATCGCTGTGCCTGGCATAAGGTCAGATACAGGGTTTCTGGGTTACCTTGCAGGACGGTTCGCTGGAAGAACCTGGCCCACACCCCTCGCATCATCAAGGCCCGTTAAACTGGAAGTTCTCCTCGAGGTTGCATCAGCTGCAGAGGAATACCACCGCAGGAATGCCGGGAGGGCCACGGTCTATGATATGGCCAGGGAATTCAGTGACAGACCAGGGAATATCACAGTGGAGATGCTATCCTCAGTTGAACACACACCGGCGGTTATTGTAAGACCCCCATGATAATACTCATATGATAAACAATTTTCGTATTAAACCGGCCCTTTATAAAATTTTAAATAAGATTAGGCACATAAATTGAAGTGCACTCAAAAATTTGATGACAAGCATACCCGGTATGCAGTTATTTCTCAAGCTGGAGGATTTCAATTGATTGATGAGCAGGTGCTACAAGAGTTGATCCATGAAATTATCACTGAAGAGGAAGAGGAAGAGGCCATACCAGTTCTGGAGTGCCTCATGAAGGGCAAGGTAACAGATGAGGAGATATCAGAGAAAACCCAGCTTAAACTCAACATAGTCAGAAGGATACTTTACAAGCTCTACGATGCCGGTGTGGCGAGTTACAAGAGGAGCAAGGATCCTGAAACACAGTGGTACACCTACACATGGAAATTTGAGCCTGAGAAGGTTACAGAGATGATAAGAAGGAAGCACAGTGAGATAGTCCGAAAGCTCAGGGAAGCCCTTGACTTTGAGGAAAACAACATGTTCTTTGTATGTGTGAATGGCCACTACAGATTCACATTTGATGAGGCCACCGAAGAAAACTTCAAATGCCCTGAATGCGGCTCTAAAATGGAATTCATGGATAACTCTGAGATAATACAGAAAATAAAGGAAGAACTCAGCCTTTATGAGAACAACGGATTCGACTCAACAGACACGACAGTAAACTCCTAGAACCGGATTAGAACCAACAGCTCTTTATGTGCATTTGTTCTGATTGATCATGAATGGTGTCCCCTTGAGCATCCGTTTACTTCGAATTGTTGGATGTCCAGAGTGGGTGATAGATCACTCCCTTGCGGTCAGAAAAAAGGCCCTCGAGTTATCACGTGACCTGCCGGTTGACAGGAGGCTTGTGGAGGAGGGCGCCCTTCTTCATGATATAGGCCGCTGCAGGACAGACGGTGTTGAGCATGCCGTCGAGGGTGCCCGTATACTTGAAGGATTCGGTTACCCCCCTGAGGTTGTGAGGATAGTTGAAAGACACGTGGGGGCGGGTATAACCCCAGAGGAGGCAGAGGCCCTTGGACTTCCACCAGGGGACTACATGCCAAGGACCCTCGAGGAAAAGATTGTTGCGCATGCAGATAACCTTATCAATGGTTCTGATGAAGTTGATATCAACTTTGTAATTAAAAAATGGTCTGATCGCCTCGGTGAAAAACACCCCTCAATAGAGAGACTTAAAAAGCTCCATGAAGAGCTTCTGGGACACCCCTAGGTCCATAGACTTAAAGGCCATCATCATGTATACCCCCTGAAACTGAGGGTTTTAACATATAAACCTAATTCTATGAAAAGGAAACCACTTTAACCAGTATTCACATATTATGCTATAATACCAGCGGGAGGGGGTTATATAAACAAAAAAACGGAATGTCTGTGCCCGGATTGTCCCAGCTACCCGGATCATGGTGACGACGAAATTCTCTTCTGTGCAGGAGGGAGCAGCCGCTACTATGTTGAGGAAAGGGGGTGCCTCTGTGCATCATGCCCCGTGTACCAGAGTTATGGCCTCAAGGAGCTTTACTTCTGTAACACAGAATCTCTGAATGGTATAAGGATGAGGAGACAGAGGAGATCCGAGGAAGACCGTGAATACCTCAAAATAGTCCAGATAAAAAGGATAGCCCATGGCGGTGATGTGCCGGTTGAGTCCATGGGATCCGAAAAGAGGCTGCCTGTGGGACTTGATGATATACACTTCCTGCCCGCCCAGGTATCATCCATACCCCTAAATGCAGAGGACCCTGTTAAAACCGATGTGATAATCGGGGTCGAATCAGAGAGGCCCCTGAGACTCAGATCCCCCATAATAATAAGTGGTATGAGCTACGGGGCGGTTTCAGAGAAGACCCGTATTGCCATCGCATCCGTTGCAGCCAGACTGAAGATCGGATTCAACTCAGGTGAGGGTGGAATACTCCATGAGGAAATGGATAAGGCCGGTGATTACCTCATAATCCAGTATTCAACCGGAAGGTTCGGTATCACCAGGGATGTGCTCAGGGGCGCTGCTGCAATAGAGATAAGATTTGGTCAGGGCGCATATCCCGGGAAAGGGAGTTATCTCCCTCCAGACAAGATAAGCCCCGATGTTGCAAGGGTCCGTGGCCTTGAGCCAGGGGAGGGGTCATATTCCCCTGCACACCACCCTGATATACGGAATCAGAAGGAACTTGAGGAAAAGGTTGAAGAGCTCAGGAAAATTAGCAGGGGAGCGCCCATAGGTGCCAAGATAGGGTGCGGCAACGTAGAGGATGATGTTAAGGCCCTGCTTGATGCTGGAGTAGATTTTATAAGTATTGATGGTTTTGGTGGTGGTACCGGGGCTGTTAATCCACATATAAGGGACAACACCGGCATCCCCATCATCGCAGCCCTGCCAAGGGCCGTTAAGACCATCATAAATGAGGGTCATGGTGAGAGGGTGTCCCTCATTGCTGGTGGGGGTCTAAGGACAGCCGCAGACATGGCAAAGTGCCTCGCCCTGGGCGCTGATGCTGTCTACACAGGTACCGCGACACTCATAGCCATCAACTGTCAGCAGCACAGGTTATGTCACACCGGAAGGTGTCCGACAGGGATAACAACCCATGACCCTGACCTCCTGAAACACATGGATCTGGAAAGGGCCATTGAAGGCCTTGAAAACTTCATAAGGGTTTCTACGGCTGAGATTGCCGACTTTACCAGGATAACTGGAAAGGATGATGTGAAAAAACTGAACCATGAGGACCTGGTTGCCCTTAAAAAGGATGTTGCCGAATTAACAGGCGTAAAATGGCTGAAAGGTACTTAAGAGGATACTTCTTAAAAAAGGATTCTTTCAGTGAAATGTATATGTTGTTGAAAGCTTATGCTGCATTGTGCTGTGTGAACTGCGGATAGGCGCTGCATGAAATATGATGTGATAAAGGTTGATAGAATGAAGGTCATATGTTCAATCGAGGAATCCCTCCACAGACCTGAGGCTGTCAGGTGGCGGGAGAGAATGAGGTTAATGAGGCCCATGGGAGATGTTGTTGTGGTGCTGCCCTGCAGCATGAAAAAGCCCTACTCAACCTCAAAGTCCCACAGAAAATTTACGAGGCTCACCAGGGGCTTCCAGGAACTCATACTGACATCACCCTTTGGGATATGCCCCCGGGAACTTGAAAACACCTACCCCATCTCCTCCTATGACGTATCAACCATCGGGGAGTGGTCCCATGAGGAAAAGAAACTGGTGGGTGATGTCCTGAGGGAATATGTGGGTGACCTTGATGTCATAGCCCACGTGGATGGAGGTTACCTTGAGGTCTGCATGGAGTACCTTGACTCATTCACGCCAACCAGCATGGAATCACGTCCAACCTCACCTGAGGCCCTGGAGAGGCTTAAGAGGGAACTGAAGGGTTATGATAAGATCCCTGCCCGGAAGAGGCTGCTGCACATGCTTCGTTCGGTTGCTGTCTACCAGTTTGGACCCGGCGGAGAAAGGATCATACCGGAGGATTGCCGTGTAACCGGAAGGTACCACCGGAAGATCCTCAAATCCGACGGCACCCAGATAGGAACCTTCATGATGGACCGCGGGCTCATCTCGCTATCACCGGAGGGTGGGAGATCCCTCCACAGACTCGGATTGAAGTGGGTTGAGATAGATTTCAAACTTGAAAGCAGCACACTCTTTGCACCGGGTGTTTCTGATGCCGACAGGGAAATCATACCCGGTGATGAGGTGGTCATAGTGCACGAAGGAGAAGTTGCAGGTGTTGGGAGGGCTGTGCTCAGCGGAGATGAAATGGTGAGGGCTGAAAGGGGTGTGGCAGTCAGGGTAAGGCGAAGGAATGCTTGATACTGTCTTAAAAATCAATTCAGGTATCATCATTCCCTCCCCTGGTGACGGGATAATGGACACTTTTAAATATGGTTAGCTTAAATAATAGAGAATCACTACAGTGATTATCAAAATAGCATCTGAGGTAATAATAATGTCAGAAGAACTCCTGGAAAAGGTTAAGGAAGCTCTCAAGAAGGTTGCAGACCCACACATGGGCATAAGTATCGTGGAGATGGGTCTTGTTGAGAACATCGAAATCGAAGAGAAGGGTGAAACCATAGCAAAGATAACCATCCGGCCCACAAATCCGGGATGCATGAGCGCAGCGAGGATGGCGATGGATGCAAGGAACGTTGCCGAGCAGGTTGAAGGGATTGACCGGGCCGAAATCACGGTGGAAGGCCACATGATGGCCGATGCCATAAGTGAAATGGTGAACAAATAGAGCCTCAAACTCATGACAGGGGTCCCGGGGATCGTTGCGGTTGTTGGAGTTCCAGGTACCGGTAAAACAACCGTATGCCAGATCCTATCCCGGATTGTGAGGCACACCTACATAAATTATGGGGAACTGATGCTCCAGGTTGCAGGTGAGTGGAACCTTGCAGAAAACCTGGAGGACCTCTTCAACCTCTCCCTGGATCAGCAGCACCTTATCTGGGTTGAAGCCGCCCGCAGGATAAGGCGACTGGATTATGTGCTTATGGATCTCCATGGAATAGATCTTTCTCCACTGGGTTACCTTATTTCTCTCCCGGTTGACCTAATAACCCCGGACATCATTGTAATCCTTGAATCGGAGCCCCAGAGTATATTTGAGAGGAGGCTGGTTGATTCGAAGAGGAGGGTCATGGAGAGTCCTGGGAGTATCAGGGAGCATATGGAATTGCTCAGGACGTCCATGTTCGTGTGTTCAGCAATCCTTGGCTCACTGGTCAGCATAGTGGAAAACAATGACCCCCATGAGGCCGCCCTTGAGATCCTGAGGATAATTGAAGCTGCAGGGGATGCTACCACCCTCCCCTGAAGTGGTTGTGACACCGGATCACAGAAAAGCATATATATGAGTAACTCCAAAAGTTGGAATCACCCCACTGATTCTTAATATGGGCCCGTGGCTCAGGTGGTTAGAGCGCACGGCTGATAACCGTGAGGCCCTGGGTTCGAATCCCAGCGGGCCCATCTCAATCTTTACATCATGAACAGCTGATAACTGACTTCTCACCCAACGTGTATGACTCAAATACAGGAATATGGGGAGTGGGATTTCAGCATAGTACTCGCTTCTCAGCCCACATGTATGACTCAAATCCTAGCTAATAACCGCTGACTTCTCACTCCATGTGTATGATGCAAATTCTTTGAGGAGCTTCAGGGCAGCTCCAGATTTAACTGTTCTTCTTGCCGTCTCTGTTCCCTCAGGAAGTGCGTCAGCAAGCCCTGCAAGATAGATCAGGGCCCCTGCATTTGCAAGGGCAACATCGAGTCTTGATTTCTTTGCAGGGGTATCATCGCGTCCACTGAGTACATCCATGAACATCTCAAGGTTCTCATGGGGGGTTGAACCTGCCCTCAGATGTTCAAGTCTCCCTGCCTCAACTCCAAAGTCAGTGGGCATCAGTCTATCGATCCTGATTTCATCATCCTCAAGGAATGCCACCAGGGTGGGGCCAGCCGTTGATATCTCATCCAGGGCAGGGTTAAGGTTTGCATCGAATCCATGGACAACCATGGCGCGGCGTGTTCCAAGGTTCCTGAGTACCTCAGCCACCGGACCCACAAGCTGAGGATCAAATACTCCTAGGAGCTGTATTTCAGCGGCAGCAGGGGACGTCAGGGGTCCCAGTATGTTGAAAACCGTCTTGAAGCCCAGGGCCCTCCTTACTCCGGCCACCCTGGCAGTTGCCCTGTGGAATAATGGTGCAAACATGAATGAGATGCCGACCTCAGTGAGGGATCTTGCAGCTGCATCTGCATCCAGCTCTATGTTCACACCTGCAGCCTCCAGTATATCTGCACCCCCACAGGATCCTGTGACAGCCCTGTTACCATGCTTTGCAACCCTCACACCTGCGGCTGCTGCTATTATGGCGGCTGCTGTGCTTATATTGTATGATCTGAAGCTGTCGCCCCCTGTCCCGCAGGAATCAACGACCTCAAGGGACCCTGGAACCCTGACCTTGAGGGCTTTATCCCGCATGGCCCGTGCGAAGCCTGTTATCTCATCCACAGTTTCCCCCTTCATGGCAAGGGCCGTTAGTATTGCTGCTATTTTTATATCATCAAGTTCACCGGCCATTATCATCTCCATCAGACTGTAGGCCTCATCCTCGGTGAGGTTCCTGAAGTCCATTATCCCTGCGATAAGCCTCCTGAATCTCATTCTAATCCTCCTGCGGCTTTAAGATTGGCCGCCATCTTATGGATCCTCCGTAACATGAGATCCCTGTCCCCCAGGTTCTCGGATATCACGTCTATGATGGCGCTTCCAACGATAACCCCATCGGCTCCTGCATCCACCAGCATCCTCACATGTTCGGGTCTTGAGACACCGAAACCAACCATGACAGGGAGGCTTCCATCAGCCTTAACCCTCTCTATGAGTTCAATCGTTGCATCCTCAACCCTTGATCGTGCACCGGTGACCCCCATCACCGATACGAGGTAATGGAATCCCGCTGATACCTGAGAGATCCTCTTGAGGCGTTCACTACCGGTTGTTGGTGCAACTATGAATATCTGGTCTACACCATATTTTTCAGCGGCCCTGAGTGCATCTGAGGCCTCCTCAGGTGGGAGGTCCGCTGAGAGTATCCCTGTGACCCCTGCTTCTGCAGCCCTCCGGTAGAACTCATCAACACCCATCCTGTAGATCAGATTGTAGTATACCAGGAGGCCTATGGGTATGGAGGTGAATTCCCTGACCCTCTCTATAAGCTGGAAGCACTTCTCTGTTGTCATGCCTGCCCTGAGGGCCCGCAGATCAGCCCCCTGAACGCTTGCACCGTCGGCTATTGGGTCAGAGAAGGGGAAGCCTATTTCAAGACCATCTGCCCCTGCATCCACAAGGGTCCTTATGATCTCAATGGATGTCTCCATGTCAGGGTCCCCTGCAACGACGAAGGGGACGAAGGCACATCCATCTGCCCTCCTGAACATCTCAGCATAACTCATTGCTCTAACTCCTGATACCAAAATCATCACCTCCCAGCAAACCAGCGACCATGAACATGTCCTTATCACCCCTCCCTGAGAGGTTTACAATGACCGTTTTTCCCTTATTCTCTGGTTTCTCAGCGTACTTTTCAAGGCAGGCTATTGCATGGGCACTTTCAAGGGCCGGCATTATACCCTCATATTTAGAGAGAAGCCTGAAGCCCCTGAGTGCCTCAGTGTCTGTTACCGGCTCATACCTTGCCCTGCCTGTATCCATGAGATGGGCGTGTTCTGGTCCAACACCCGGATAATCGAGGCCAGCTGAGACGGAATGGGCCTCGTTTATCTGCCCATCATCATCCTGAAGTACATAGGACAGTGAACCATGGAGGATTCCCTCTGAACCGGCAGAGAGGGTGGCTCCGTGACTGCCTGACTCTATACCTTCACCGCCCCCCTCTGCACCTATGAGTTCAATATCATCGTCCATGAAGGCCGAAAAGATGCCTATGGCATTGCTTCCACCCCCCACACAGGCTATCACAGTGTCGGGGAGTTCACCCTCGGCTTCGAGTATCTGTTTCCTCGCCTCCATTCCTATGACGCTCTGGAAGTGTTTCACCATGGTAGGGTAGGGGTGGGGGCCCATGGTGGAACCTATGAGGTAGTGGGTGTCATCCACGTTGCTGATCCAGTCCCTCATGGCCTCGTTTATGGCGTCCTTAAGGGTCCTTGAGCCTGAATCAACCGGTATGACCCGTGCCCCCGATACCTCCATCCTGAATACATTGAGCTTCTGCCTCTCAACATCCTCTGTACCCATGTAGATGTCAACGTCCATTCCAAACAGGGCCCCTGCAACTGCAGTGGCTATCCCGTGCTGCCCGGCCCCTGTCTCGGCTATGAGCCTGGTCTTGCCCATGTACCCTGCAAGGAGGGCTTGGCCTATGGTGTTGTTTATCTTGTGGGCCCCTGTGTGCAGCATGTCCTCCCTCTTGAGGTACACCCTGCATCCAAGTTTCTCTGACAGGTTCCTGGCATAGTAGAGGCCCGTGGGCCTTCCAGCATACTCCCTAAGATGGTATTCTAGTTCAGCCATGAACTTCCTGTCATCCCTGTAATTGAGGAAGGCCCTCTCAAGTTCCTCAAGGGCTGGTATAAGAAGCTCCGGCACGAATATGCCTCCATATTTACCGAATTTTCCATCCATTATCATGATAATTCACCTCTCTGTAATCCAGGCGGGTCCTGAAGGTCCCCACCAATCCTTCCCATGCATTCCATGAGTTCAACCATCAGTGCATGGTCCTTTATCCCCGGTGCAGTCTCAATGCCTGAGTTGAAGTCCAGGCAATCAAATTGCCGGAGGTATTCATGGTTAAGCCTCACAGTGGATGGGCCGAGGCCCCCTGCAAGGGCCACCTCAACTGTGCTGTCACGACTCCCTATGAGTCTGAGCATCCTGAGGGCCAGTTCGGGTGGAATCATCCTCCCTGTTCCCCCTGTCCTGCCACCTGAGCTTGCATCCACCAGAACACATGAACATGAGATGCTGTCAAGAACATCCAGTGCACCGGCTTCAGGTGGGATTGCGACTGTTATCCTGGCATTAAACCCGTTCTCATTGAGCACATTCTCTATACCCTTGGCATCCTCAGTGGAGAGGGAGTGGAGCTGGATTCTCTCCACACCTGTCCTTTCCATCACCTCAACTACCTCCACTGGATCGGATGGTTCAAGGACGATTACGGCCTTCTCGGTGGGTATGAGTGAAAGGATATCCTCCATCTCCTCCAGGGAAAGGTTTCTAGGGGATCTATCTATGTGTATGAGTCCCAGGAGGTCAGCGCCGAGTTTATCTGCCATGACGGCGTCCTCTGGCCTTTTTATGCCGCATATCTTAACAAGCACATCGGCGAGGGACTCATGCGAACTGTTCAAAGAACTCATCCCCCCTGTACCTTCTTCTATGGTCTCTGCAGTGGCTTACTGCATCCAGTATCTCTTCAAGGAGTTCCCGCGGGTTCTGGGCCGACATGGGTGCTGTGCCAGTGAGCAGAGCATCTGCACCGTAGCCTGCCAGTATCTCAGCATCCTCGGGGCCCCTGACACCGCTCTCTGATACGAGTATAAGTTCATCGGGTACCAGGGGTGCCAGTGCACGGGTTCGTTCAAGGTCCACATCAAAGGTTTCAAGGTCCCTGTTGTTCACACCTATTATCTCTGCACCGGCTTCAAGGGCCCTGTAGATGTCAAGTGAGGTGTGACACTCAACCAGCGGCTCCATTGAGAGCTCCCTGCATTTCTGAATCCCTGACTCAAGGTCAGGGAATATTCCTGTGATGAGGAGAACCGAGGATGCCCCCGATGCCCTTGCCTGGTAGATCTGGTATTCGTCGACCAGGAAGTCCTTCATGAGGAGGGGTATCCTGTAATGTGCTGCCTGGCCAAGAAGATCAATTGAACCATTGAAGTATCTGCCCTCGGTTACTATGGATACTGCATCCGCAAGGTCCATGTATACCTCCATCATCTCTTCAAGGCCCCTGCCGGATATCGTGCCAAGGGATGGTGAAGCCCTCTTGTATTCGCATATGAGGGATACTCTGCCTCCTCCAAGTGCAGCCTGAAAGCTCAGTGGCTCGTCCATGACTGTTATATCATCCTTGAGGATGCTGAGGGGCCTTTTTCTCATGAGTTCCTTAACTTCGAGTTTCTTTGACCTTATAATATCCCTGATCATGTGTTCACATCCTGAGGAAGTTTCTAATTAGGGTTCTTCCGCTGGGGGTTCCGGCTGACTCCGGGTGGAACTGCAGCCCATAGATTGGATATTCTCTGTGCTTTATGGCCATTATAATTTCATCTGATGTCACCGCAGTTACCTCTATATCCCCGGGTGTGTCTTCGGGTCTGCATATGAGTGAATGGTACCTGGTTGCCCTGAATGGGTTTGGAACGTCCCTGAAGAGTTCTGATCCATCATGGAATACCTCAACTATCTTCCCGTGGACCGGTTCCCCGGGTTCAACCCTTCCACCGAAGGCGTGGAATATGCCCTGGTGTCCAAGGCATACGCCGAGGAGGGGCCTGTCAATGAATTCCCCTATCACATCCATGCAGACACCGAAGTCACTCCTCCTTGAAGGGTTACCGGGGCCCGGGGATATGATTATCCTTTCCGGATCCAGGGCCCTAAGATCTGATATCCTGGCCTCATCGTTCCTCAAAACCATTATCTCCTCATCCATCCCCTCATCCCTGAGGATCTCCCCTGCAAGCTGGTAGAGGTTATGGGTGAATGAGTCATAGTTATCAATTATCAGAATCAAGGCCCTCACCTGCCAGTTCCATTGATTTAAGGACTGCCATGGCCTTGTTCTGGCACTCCACGTATTCATTTTCAGGGATGGAGTCATGTACTATGCCTGCCCCTGCCTGTATTCTCCCACAGGCTCCGTCAGCGACCATGGATCTTATGGTTATTGCAAAATCGGCGTTACCGTTCAGTGACAGATAACCGAGGGCTCCTGCGTAGGCATTCCTCGGCACCCCCTCAAGTGACTCTATTATCTCCATGGCCCTTATCTTGGGGGCTCCGCTCACCGTACCGGCCGGGAATACTGCTGCCAGGGCATCAAGGGCGTCCATACCATTCCTGAGTCTGCCGGTTACATGGGAGAGGATGTGCTGAACATGGGAGAACCTCCTTATGGTCATGTACTCTGGTACCTGGACCGTGCCAAACTCAGATATCCTTCCAAGGTCGTTTCTTGCAAGGTCAACGAGCATGAGGTGCTCTGCGAGCTCCTTATCATCTGATAGCAGTTCTGATGCTATCCTCTCATCCTCATGGGGTGTTTGCCCCCTTGGCCTGGTTCCTGCAATCGGGAAGGTTTCAATCTGTTTATCCTCCACACGTACCAGCATTTCAGGGCTTGAACCTGTTATCTCCCTGCTGCCAAGTTTCAGGTGGTACATGTAGGGGGATGGGTTAACCCTCCTGAGGGCCTCGTAGAGGGCAAGCCTGTCACCGCGCAGCCTGTAGTCAGTGGCATTTGAGAGGACTGCCTGGAATATTTCGCCCTTAGCTATCCTCTCCTTTGCCTCCTCCACCATTCCAAGGTATCTCTTCCTTGAGAACAGGGCCCCCCTATTCCTGTATTTAAGGTGCCCTGTTGGGGTTTCCTCACGGAGCAGTTCTGATATCTCGGGGAGTCTGTTCCCCTTGAGGCTGATGTAGCTGCATTCTCCTGTGAGGTGGTTGAACATGATACCATCAAGGAAGAGTCCGAATTCAAAGTCCGGGAAGTTTCCAGGGCTGAGGTTGATGCTGTCAAAGAACCTTGCAGCCTGATAGGATATGTAGCCAACAAGGCCCCCACAGAAGCCCCTGGCTTTTCCAGTGGGTCTTGTGAACTGCCTCAGGAATTCAAAGGGGTTTTCTGTATCAAGCTCCTCCCGTGATCCCTCATGTTCAACTTCTATAAAACCTGAACGGGCCCTTATTATCATGTGGGGCTCGAAGCCCATGAATGAGTATCTTGCAAGGCCCGTGTCGCTTTCCATTGACTCAAGAAGGAATGATGAGTCGTATTCAGAATAAACACTTTTGAATAGTTCAAAGGGTTCTTTAAATTCTATCCTTTCCTTTATTGGGTTTTCCAGCTCTGTAATGCCAAAAACATTCACTCCGGTACATGCATATCACCTCTGTATCCACAAAGTACATATACACGGAGGTACTATTTAAATCTTGTCTGTATAATGATGTACATCAATGTGGTGAAGTGTATGTGGAAGCAGATAAAGCACAGATTCGAGAGATACCCCTCCCGCATGTATGTGGCGAGGAAGATCATAGACCTTGGATTCAGAATAGACAGAAACGGGAAGATATACTGTGACGATGTTGAGATAAGTGATGTTGCCCTTGCAAGGGCAGTGGGAGTTGACCGGAGGACCGTAAGGGCGACAGCAAACACCATAATAAAGGATGAAAAACTGAGGGGCATCTTTGAGAACCTTATGCCTGCAGGAGCCCTTCTTAGGGATGCTGCAGGTGAACTTGACTTCGGTGTGGTGGAGATAG
It encodes the following:
- a CDS encoding aminodeoxychorismate/anthranilate synthase component II; the encoded protein is MILIIDNYDSFTHNLYQLAGEILRDEGMDEEIMVLRNDEARISDLRALDPERIIISPGPGNPSRRSDFGVCMDVIGEFIDRPLLGVCLGHQGIFHAFGGRVEPGEPVHGKIVEVFHDGSELFRDVPNPFRATRYHSLICRPEDTPGDIEVTAVTSDEIIMAIKHREYPIYGLQFHPESAGTPSGRTLIRNFLRM
- a CDS encoding phosphoribosylanthranilate isomerase, whose amino-acid sequence is MNSSHESLADVLVKICGIKRPEDAVMADKLGADLLGLIHIDRSPRNLSLEEMEDILSLIPTEKAVIVLEPSDPVEVVEVMERTGVERIQLHSLSTEDAKGIENVLNENGFNARITVAIPPEAGALDVLDSISCSCVLVDASSGGRTGGTGRMIPPELALRMLRLIGSRDSTVEVALAGGLGPSTVRLNHEYLRQFDCLDFNSGIETAPGIKDHALMVELMECMGRIGGDLQDPPGLQRGELS
- the trpB gene encoding tryptophan synthase subunit beta, with product MIMDGKFGKYGGIFVPELLIPALEELERAFLNYRDDRKFMAELEYHLREYAGRPTGLYYARNLSEKLGCRVYLKREDMLHTGAHKINNTIGQALLAGYMGKTRLIAETGAGQHGIATAVAGALFGMDVDIYMGTEDVERQKLNVFRMEVSGARVIPVDSGSRTLKDAINEAMRDWISNVDDTHYLIGSTMGPHPYPTMVKHFQSVIGMEARKQILEAEGELPDTVIACVGGGSNAIGIFSAFMDDDIELIGAEGGGEGIESGSHGATLSAGSEGILHGSLSYVLQDDDGQINEAHSVSAGLDYPGVGPEHAHLMDTGRARYEPVTDTEALRGFRLLSKYEGIMPALESAHAIACLEKYAEKPENKGKTVIVNLSGRGDKDMFMVAGLLGGDDFGIRS
- the trpE gene encoding anthranilate synthase component I — protein: MNVFGITELENPIKERIEFKEPFELFKSVYSEYDSSFLLESMESDTGLARYSFMGFEPHMIIRARSGFIEVEHEGSREELDTENPFEFLRQFTRPTGKARGFCGGLVGYISYQAARFFDSINLSPGNFPDFEFGLFLDGIMFNHLTGECSYISLKGNRLPEISELLREETPTGHLKYRNRGALFSRKRYLGMVEEAKERIAKGEIFQAVLSNATDYRLRGDRLALYEALRRVNPSPYMYHLKLGSREITGSSPEMLVRVEDKQIETFPIAGTRPRGQTPHEDERIASELLSDDKELAEHLMLVDLARNDLGRISEFGTVQVPEYMTIRRFSHVQHILSHVTGRLRNGMDALDALAAVFPAGTVSGAPKIRAMEIIESLEGVPRNAYAGALGYLSLNGNADFAITIRSMVADGACGRIQAGAGIVHDSIPENEYVECQNKAMAVLKSMELAGEGLDSDN
- a CDS encoding indole-3-glycerol-phosphate synthase; the protein is MIRDIIRSKKLEVKELMRKRPLSILKDDITVMDEPLSFQAALGGGRVSLICEYKRASPSLGTISGRGLEEMMEVYMDLADAVSIVTEGRYFNGSIDLLGQAAHYRIPLLMKDFLVDEYQIYQARASGASSVLLITGIFPDLESGIQKCRELSMEPLVECHTSLDIYRALEAGAEIIGVNNRDLETFDVDLERTRALAPLVPDELILVSESGVRGPEDAEILAGYGADALLTGTAPMSAQNPRELLEEILDAVSHCRDHRRRYRGDEFFEQFA
- a CDS encoding amino acid-binding protein, with product MWKQIKHRFERYPSRMYVARKIIDLGFRIDRNGKIYCDDVEISDVALARAVGVDRRTVRATANTIIKDEKLRGIFENLMPAGALLRDAAGELDFGVVEIEADARNPGILASAARLIADKGISIRQAHAGDPELDETPRLTIITEKSIPGSLLKDFLKIDGVKRVSIY